The genomic DNA TGACCTGTGCCGACACCTGCGGCTCGGTGACGTAGTCGTTCTCGAAGATCAGCCGGTAGCCCTGGCTGTCGTGTTCGATGAAGTCGAAGAAGGCCTCGACGGCCGCCCGCAGGCGCAGCCGGTTGTCGGTGGTGGCGCTGAGCGCTCCGCGCACGCCCTGCAGCAGGTTGTCCACATGCCGCTGCAGCACCGCCAGGTACAGCTCCAGCTTCGACGAAAAGTGTTGGTACAGGACGGGTTTGCTGACGCCGGCGCGCTCGGCGATCTCATCCATGCCGGCGGCGTGATAGCCGCGGTCCACGAAGACGTCGCTTGCCGCGATCAGCAGCTGGCCGCGCCGTTCGTCGCGAGGCAGCCGGTTGCCCCGTCGATTCGTGGTCGGGCCGCCCTGCGCACCGTCGGTTCCGGCTTGCGTGCCTTTGGCGTCTGAGGTGTTGGCAACCTCGCTCATCACGTCCTCAATCTGGCATTGTCCGGCACACATGTCCGTGACCAACTGTTCAGGGACCGGTCCGGACCCTGCTGTTCATGGCCGCCCGACTTGTTGTTCAGGTTGACCGACCCGGCAGTTTATCGCCACGACACTACTACCGTTAGTTCGCGGCATTCGCGTGCTACCAGCGGTTCGGCGATTGTGTCCGGTCCCACTTGAACACCCGGTGGCGTGCCATTACCGGCGTACGCGCAGCTCTATGCCATCCTGGTTCGGTGACCTACGACCCGGGCCGAGGCACCGGTCGCGTCCCTGTGGTGCGCAATGAGTGGCGTGAGCCCTTGCGTGCGCAGCGGGATCCGGTGGCCGAGGACTCCGGACGGCTGCGGTCCAACCGGGACGACCGGCAGCAGTGGCGCAAGCAGTCCTGGCTGGGTCGCTTCGTATCCACCTACGGGTGGCGCGCGTACGCCCTGCCTGCCCTTGCCGTCGTCACCGGAATCGTGGTCTACCAGAGCATCTCCGGTCCGACA from Mycolicibacterium phocaicum includes the following:
- a CDS encoding TetR/AcrR family transcriptional regulator, with product MSEVANTSDAKGTQAGTDGAQGGPTTNRRGNRLPRDERRGQLLIAASDVFVDRGYHAAGMDEIAERAGVSKPVLYQHFSSKLELYLAVLQRHVDNLLQGVRGALSATTDNRLRLRAAVEAFFDFIEHDSQGYRLIFENDYVTEPQVSAQVKVATDSCTDAVFDLVSSDSGLEPHRARMIAVGLVAISVDCARYWINNDRPISKDAAVDGTVQFAWGGLSHVPLTR